The Candidatus Methylomirabilota bacterium nucleotide sequence AAGAGGTTCGCCGGGCGGTCATGGATCTCGGCCGGTGTCCCGGCCTGCATGACCCGGCCGTCCTTCATGACCACGACCCGGTCGGAGAGGGAGAGGGCCTCGATCTGGTCGTGCGTCACGTAGATCGCGGTGAGTCCGAGATCGGCGTGAAGCCGCTTGATCTCGGCCCGCATCTCGAGCCGGAGCTTGGCGTCGAGGTTACTGAGCGGCTCGTCGAGCAAGACGAGGCGGGGCCCGATCACGAGGGCCCGCGCGATGGCAACCCGCTGCTGCTGCCCTCCCGAGAGCTGGCTCGGATAGCGTGCCTCGAACCCCGGCAGCTGGACCAGCTCGAGCATGCGCCGGACCCGCTCGACGATCTCGCCGCGCGGCCGGCCGCGCAGCTCGAGGCCGAAGGCGATGTTCTGGAAGACCGTGAGGTGGGGGAACAGCGCGTAGTTCTGGAACACCATGCCGAAGCCGCGCCGCTCCGGCGGAAGCCCGTCGATCCGCGCCTCGTCCAGCCAGATCTCGCCGGCGGTGGGCGGGAGGAGGCCGGCCAGCAGGTTGAGGGCCGTCGACTTGCCGCATCCCGACGGGCCGAGGAAGGTGACGAACTCTCGACCGCGCACCTCCAGGGCGAAGTCGTCGAGGACGGTCTTCGGGCCGAACCGCTTGGTGAGTCGGAAGCGGAGGCTCTGGATCAGGGCGGCCATGTGGCTCAACCGCTTCCTTACGCAGATACGGCCCGAAGCGTCCGAGCGCGTCTGCCCGAGCCGCTCCGAGCGCGGGCTTCGCCCGCGGGCCCACCCACCCAGCCCGGAAGGTGGGGGCGGCTCGGAGGGGGGCGGAGCCCCCCTTCGAGAGTGCGTAGGCTCTGGATCACGGCGTCCGGCCCGAGCCCGCCGTCCCCACCCGTCAGGCTCCCCGAGGTCGCTCGGGCTCGGGGGCGCGCCGCGCCTGGCCGAGCACGGCCTTCGGCAGCACGAGCCGGACGGCCATCACCGGCCGCGGCGAGGTCCCGATCTTGAAGTCGCCCACCAGGGAGGCGAGCATGTACGCCTCTTCGCCGGTGAGGCGGGTCGTCCGGGTGATGTACCGGATGGCCGCCCGGGCGGCGTCGCGGCAGGCCTCTTCCAGGGTCGGCGCCGTGCCGACGAACTGCAGGGTCTCGGGCGTTTCGATGACGGGCCGGTCGAGGAACGGGGGGCGCTCCACCGTGGCCCGGAGCGTCACCGTCGCATCGCACTCGAGCCCGGTCCCACACGTGATCCCGTCGCCGATGATCGCGTGAGAATCGGCCAGGAAGAGGAGGGCTCCCGGGACGAAGACCGGGAGGTGGCAGACGGTCCCCGCCCGCAGCTCGTTCTGGTCGAGGTCGCCGCCGTGGGGGCCGGCGTAGCCGAAGTGGTCCAGCACCTCGGGCATGGTCGCCAGGGTGCCGAGCGAGGGGCGCACCGGGATCCGCACGTCGCCGAAGTGGATCATCCCGTCCCGGATCGGGAACGCGCGGATCGTCGGGCCGGGGAACTCTTTGGGAAGGAAGCCGTAGTTCCGCATCACCGCCGTCATGCCCTCCCGGCCCACCTCCATGGCGAGCAGCTCGACACGGAGCGAGTCGCCGGGCTGCGCTCCCTCCACCGCGATCGGCCCGGTGATCTGCCCGAGGGGGTGTCCGACCGCCTCGTCCGTGAACGGGGTGGGCAGGCGCGAGGGATCCCGGATGCCCGAGAACCCTTCGCGCACCTCCACCGTGACGACGTCGCCCGATCGGATCGTGAGCGCCGGACGCGGATCCGGCTTCACGTCCATCAGATACACATCCGGATTCGGCTTCAGCGACTCCACGGGCTCCTCCCCACTAAAAGCCTCCCGGTGTCACGCCGGTTCGGGTTGTACACTACGAAGCTCCCGACCGAAGCGCTCCGAGCGCGGGCTTCGCCCGCGCAAC carries:
- a CDS encoding ABC transporter ATP-binding protein: MAALIQSLRFRLTKRFGPKTVLDDFALEVRGREFVTFLGPSGCGKSTALNLLAGLLPPTAGEIWLDEARIDGLPPERRGFGMVFQNYALFPHLTVFQNIAFGLELRGRPRGEIVERVRRMLELVQLPGFEARYPSQLSGGQQQRVAIARALVIGPRLVLLDEPLSNLDAKLRLEMRAEIKRLHADLGLTAIYVTHDQIEALSLSDRVVVMKDGRVMQAGTPAEIHDRPANLFVADFMGYRNFFPLTVTGRGADGTVLGRAGTLQLAGRTAAPLAPGAAGIAAVRPEDVLLTEDAPGVNVLSGRVRLIEYLGREHDLEVELPSGQSVKARVGRPVAVGSPVALRLPAERVVVLPPEDGLGATP
- a CDS encoding acetamidase/formamidase family protein, whose translation is MESLKPNPDVYLMDVKPDPRPALTIRSGDVVTVEVREGFSGIRDPSRLPTPFTDEAVGHPLGQITGPIAVEGAQPGDSLRVELLAMEVGREGMTAVMRNYGFLPKEFPGPTIRAFPIRDGMIHFGDVRIPVRPSLGTLATMPEVLDHFGYAGPHGGDLDQNELRAGTVCHLPVFVPGALLFLADSHAIIGDGITCGTGLECDATVTLRATVERPPFLDRPVIETPETLQFVGTAPTLEEACRDAARAAIRYITRTTRLTGEEAYMLASLVGDFKIGTSPRPVMAVRLVLPKAVLGQARRAPEPERPRGA